In Cryptomeria japonica chromosome 10, Sugi_1.0, whole genome shotgun sequence, a genomic segment contains:
- the LOC131072583 gene encoding protein CLMP1, with the protein MGKSGGRKKKAGGTVVSAEQSGGSVGNKVDLDVSLFLKKAHELKEEGNKKFQNKDYVGALEQYEQALKLMPRNHPDRAVFHSNRAACLMQMKPVQYDVVVNECTLALEVHPRFSRALFRRARAYEGMGKLELAMQDLQALLQVDANHQDALELIKRVRVALGNKQDAQPDLQNRPTMPSFSGTSPAAVGASAVRGTPVGGMGPCLPARPVPKKKNKQDRNSVEMLSAQSNGPALQEIPLPKSSASPSSPGKTSVTEFSKVSLKVISENGCQDHKAKCVTQPVKKAQKEIKWIPLKLIFDHDIRLAQMPENCKFKELREIVRKRFSSSKAVLVKYSDLDGDKVTITSTEELRLAESAAAQQAEQKDTVNLNLVSPLSGESDVTQNMPNQNAMNSPLRLYVVEVNPEQEPLIEEEEEPVLDGVEDEDDKGEENISGSLEESNDDMIKDLGKEINEQMSQGAEKDKNEDDSQLEGKEVEIDDWIFEFAQLFRTHVGIDPDAHVDLHELGMELCSEALEETVTSEEAQHLFDMAACKFQEVAALAFFNWGNVYMCAARKRIPLDESSSKEQVMAQLQVAYDWVQDQYLQAGQKYDEALRIKPDFYEGLLALGQQRFETAKLRWSLALASKVDLATWDSSETIKLFNNAEEKMQMATEMWEKLEEQRQNELKDPSGSKKDEILKRKRKHSGNDNGDSSEEIAASAVEAAEQATLMRSQIHLFWGNILFERSQVEFKLGSQTWKEHLDAAVERFKLAGASSTDIEAVLKNHSSNATDQESKDTKIENTIENVASEEAKIDIISDDKDKSVNGS; encoded by the coding sequence ATGGGAAAGTCTGGAGGAAGGAAGAAAAAAGCAGGAGGGACAGTTGTGAGTGCTGAACAATCTGGAGGATCTGTGGGTAACAAGGTGGATCTTGATGTATCACTTTTTCTTAAGAAGGCTCATGAACTGaaagaagaaggaaacaaaaaatttcaaaacaaagatTATGTCGGAGCTTTGGAGCAATATGAGCAGGCTCTCAAGCTTATGCCAAGGAATCACCCAGACCGTGCTGTTTTCCACAGTAACCGAGCAGCATGTTTAATGCAGATGAAGCCAGTGCAGTATGATGTTGTTGTTAATGAATGTACACTGGCTCTTGAAGTGCATCCACGTTTCAGTAGAGCGCTTTTTAGAAGGGCAAGGGCATATGAAGGTATGGGCAAACTAGAATTAGCCATGCAAGATCTGCAAGCCCTTCTGCAGGTTGATGCTAATCACCAGGATGCATTGGAGCTTATAAAAAGGGTCCGAGTTGCTCTTGGGAATAAGCAAGATGCCCAGCCAGACCTGCAAAATAGACCTACAATGCCTTCTTTTTCAGGGACTTCTCCTGCTGCTGTTGGGGCATCAGCAGTTCGAGGGACTCCTGTTGGTGGTATGGGACCTTGTTTGCCTGCTAGGCCTGTACCAAAGAAGAAAAACAAACAAGATAGGAACTCTGTTGAGATGTTGAGTGCTCAATCAAATGGTCCCGCTTTGCAGGAAATTCCCTTGCCCAAGTCGTCAGCAAGCCCTTCATCACCAGGGAAGACTTCAGTGACAGAGTTCTCTAAAGTATCTTTGAAAGTAATTTCAGAGAATGGTTGTCAAGATCACAAGGCCAAATGTGTCACCCAGCCTGTGAAGAAAGCACAAAAAGAAATTAAGTGGATTCCATTGAAACTTATTTTTGACCATGACATAAGACTTGCTCAAATGCCAGAGAATTGCAAATTTAAGGAGTTGAGAGAAATAGTAAGGAAACGGTTCTCCTCTTCCAAGGCAGTTCTAGTAAAATATAGCGATTTGGATGGTGATAAAGTTACCATTACAAGTACTGAAGAGCTTAGATTGGCAGAAAGTGCTGCAGCTCAGCAGGCTGAACAGAAAGATACAGTTAATTTGAACTTGGTCTCTCCTCTGAGTGGGGAATCAGATGTCACACAGAACATGCCTAATCAAAATGCAATGAATTCTCCTTTGAGACTGTATGTGGTTGAGGTGAATCCGGAGCAAGAGCCCttgattgaggaagaagaggaaccTGTCTTAGATGGAGTTGAAGATGAGGATGACAAAGGAGAGGAGAACATCTCTGGTTCATTGGAAGAAAGCAATGATGACATGATAAAAGACCTAGGAAAAGAAATAAATGAGCAGATGTCTCAAGGGGCTGAGAAAGACAAAAATGAGGATGACTCCCAGCTTGAAGGAAAAGAAGTTGAAATTGATGACTGGATATTTGAATTCGCTCAATTATTCCGCACACATGTGGGCATTGATCCAGATGCTCACGTGGATCTTCATGAGCTTGGGATGGAGCTATGCTCTGAGGCATTAGAGGAAACTGTGACTAGTGAAGAAGCCCAACACCTTTTTGATATGGCGGCATGCAAGTTCCAGGAGGTGGCAGCTTTGGCTTTCTTCAACTGGGGCAATGTCTATATGTGTGCAGCTAGGAAGCGGATTCCTTTGGATGAGAGTTCCTCAAAGGAGCAGGTCATGGCACAGTTACAGGTTGCGTATGATTGGGTACAGGATCAATACTTACAAGCTGGGCAAAAGTACGATGAAGCTTTAAGAATCAAGCCTGACTTCTATGAGGGTTTACTTGCACTAGGTCAGCAGCGTTTTGAGACTGCTAAACTTCGGTGGTCACTTGCCTTAGCTAGCAAGGTTGATCTTGCAACATGGGATTCTTCAGAGACTATCAAGCTTTTCAACAATGCTGAGGAGAAAATGCAGATGGCAACTGAAATGTGGGAGAAGCTGGAAGAACAGCGTCAAAATGAGTTGAAAGATCCATCTGGAAGTAAGAAAGATGAAATCctgaaaagaaaaaggaaacaTTCGGGGAATGATAATGGTGATTCCAGTGAGGAGATTGCTGCATCTGCTGTAGAAGCTGCAGAGCAAGCTACTTTAATGAGATCTCAGATCCATTTATTCTGGGGAAACATTCTTTTTGAACGCTCACAAGTGGAATTCAAATTGGGATCTCAAACATGGAAAGAGCATCTGGATGCCGCTGTTGAGAGATTCAAGCTTGCTGGAGCTTCTTCGACAGATATTGAGGCTGTGCTGAAAAATCATTCATCTAATGCCACTGACCAAGAAAGTAAAGATACTAAAATAGAAAATACAATTGAAAATGTTGCCAGTGAGGAGGCAAAAATTGATATTATAAGTGATGACAAAGACAAATCTGTGAATGGAAGTTGA